From a single Hypomesus transpacificus isolate Combined female chromosome 14, fHypTra1, whole genome shotgun sequence genomic region:
- the lingo1a gene encoding leucine-rich repeat and immunoglobulin-like domain-containing nogo receptor-interacting protein 1 translates to MVVGEVSGHSYLVACWQPILILMLGTVLSGSTTGCPSRCECNAQERSVMCHRRKLMTVPEGIPIETRLLDLSKNRIKTIGPDEFTNYPNLEELELNENTISAIEPGAFNNLYGLRTLGLRSNKLKLIQLGVFTGLSNLTQLDISENKIVILLDYMFQDLYNLQSLEVGDNDLVFISHRAFHGLSGLENLTLEKCNLTSVPTEAFTHLHSLINLRLRHLNINVIRDYSFKRLYRLKVLEIVNWPYLDTMTSNCLNGLNLTSLTIASGNLTSIPYVALRHLVYLRFLNLSYNPIHTIEGNKLHDLLRLQEFHLVGGRLAMIEPYSFRGLNYLKILNVSGNTLSTLEESAFHSVGNLETLALYDNPLACDCRLLWVFRRRWRLNFNRQQPTCSSPEFVQGKEFKDFPDVLQPNYFTCRKSRIRDRKAQQKFVDEGTTVQFGCQADGDPAPVIMWLSPQKQVITTKTIGRLTVFSDGNLEVRYAQIQDNGTYVCIASNAGGNDTSLAHLHVHSYSPDWPHQPNKTFAFISNQPNENGVNGTRANAPFPFDIKTLIIATTMGFISFLGVVLFCLVLLFLWSRGKGNTKHNIEIEYVPRKSDAGMSSNGADAPRKFNMKMI, encoded by the coding sequence ATGGTGGTCGGGGAAGTGAGTGGGCACAGCTACTTGGTGGCGTGCTGGCAGCCCATATTGATTCTCATGCTAGGCACGGTACTGTCTGGATCCACCACAGGCTGCCCCTCTCGCTGCGAGTGCAATGCCCAGGAGCGCTCTGTCATGTGCCACCGTAGGAAACTCATGACTGTCCCTGAAGGGATACCCATAGAAACAAGGCTGCTGGACCTTAGCAAGAACCGCATCAAGACCATCGGCCCAGATGAGTTTACCAATTACCCAAACCTGGAAGAGTTGGAGCTCAATGAGAACACCATTTCGGCCATTGAGCCTGGAGCCTTCAATAACCTGTACGGCCTGCGAACATTGGGGCTGCGCAGTAACAAGCTCAAGCTCATCCAGCTGGGTGTGTTCACGGGCCTTAGCAACCTCACCCAGCTGGACATCAGCGAGAACAAGATCGTCATCCTGCTGGATTACATGTTCCAAGACCTGTACAACCTCCAATCCCTGGAAGTGGGTGATAACGACTTGGTGTTCATCTCCCATAGGGCCTTTCATGGCCTCAGTGGCCTGGAGAACCTGACGCTGGAGAAGTGTAATCTGACATCCGTGCCCACAGAGGCCTTCACCCATCTCCACAGCTTGATCAACCTGAGGCTCCGCCACctcaacattaacgtcatcagGGATTACTCCTTCAAAAGGCTCTACCGGCTCAAAGTATTGGAGATAGTCAATTGGCCCTACCTGGATACCATGACTTCCAATTGCCTCAATGGATTGAACCTGACCTCCCTGACCATTGCCAGTGGCAACTTGACCTCGATTCCTTATGTGGCTCTGCGGCACTTGGTCTACTTGCGCTTTCTCAATCTGTCCTATAACCCTATCCACACAATTGAGGGGAATAAGCTCCACGACCTTCTGAGGCTCCAGGAGTTTCATCTGGTTGGAGGCAGGCTGGCAATGATTGAGCCCTACTCCTTCCGGGGCCTTAACTACCTGAAGATCCTAAATGTGTCGGGAAACACTCTGAGCACGTTGGAAGAGTCTGCGTTTCATTCGGTCGGCAACCTGGAGACCCTGGCACTGTATGACAACCCCCTGGCCTGTGACTGCCGCCTGCTCTGGGTGTTCCGCAGACGCTGGAGACTCAACTTTAACCGTCAGCAACCCACCTGTTCCTCCCCTGAGTTTGTCCAGGGGAAAGAGTTCAAGGACTTTCCAGATGTTCTGCAGCCCAACTACTTCACATGTCGCAAGTCCAGGATTAGGGATCGCAAAGCTCAACAGAAATTTGTTGATGAGGGAACCACCGTTCAGTTTGGCTGCCAGGCAGATGGAGATCCTGCTCCAGTGATCATGTGGCTTTCCCCGCAGAAGCAGGTAATCACAACCAAAACAATCGGAAGGCTCACAGTGTTTTCTGACGGTAACCTTGAGGTGCGTTACGCCCAAATCCAGGACAATGGTACATACGTGTGTATAGCAAGCAACGCAGGCGGCAATGATACATCCCTGGCTCACCTCCACGTTCACAGCTACTCACCTGACTGGCCACACCAGCCCAACAAAACATTCGCCTTCATCTCCAACCAGCCCAATGAAAACGGTGTCAATGGGACACGAGCCAATGCCCCTTTCCCCTTTGACATTAAGACCTTAATCATTGCCACAACCATGGGATTCATATCTTTCTTGGGTGTGGTCTTGTTCTGTCTGGTGCTGCTGTTCCTGTGGAGCCGGGGGAAGGGGAACACCAAGCACAACATAGAGATCGAGTACGTTCCACGCAAGTCAGATGCTGGCATGAGCAGCAATGGAGCAGATGCTCCCCGCAAGTTCAATATGAAGATGATTTAG